The following coding sequences are from one bacterium window:
- a CDS encoding MerR family transcriptional regulator, with protein MKMSDNRYGTEEAVKKIGISFERLRYWERKGIVRPVYVTCGVRKFRRYSKEDIKRAQFVKILVDEEKYSLEGAHRLLEQKENLLNIV; from the coding sequence ATGAAAATGAGTGATAACAGGTATGGAACTGAAGAAGCGGTAAAAAAAATCGGGATTTCATTTGAACGGTTACGGTATTGGGAACGCAAGGGTATCGTTCGTCCTGTGTATGTAACCTGCGGAGTCCGGAAATTCCGTCGATATTCGAAGGAAGATATTAAAAGAGCTCAATTTGTCAAGATTCTGGTGGATGAAGAAAAATATTCTCTTGAGGGCGCTCACAGGTTACTGGAACAAAAAGAGAATCTTCTGAATATTGTTTAG